One stretch of Monomorium pharaonis isolate MP-MQ-018 chromosome 10, ASM1337386v2, whole genome shotgun sequence DNA includes these proteins:
- the LOC118647682 gene encoding uncharacterized protein LOC118647682, with amino-acid sequence MYNIYGRWYRAMPKMMETLPPPTIQPLTHPTWKYVSPSDLATSGIYTSEDLDRLRTHIMFPVERPAMLNTIAHGAMGGTVPAGSISMLNLLDEASLDKIAESAGAKLWKGFITFGSASAGVLAIFIIIRLIKLIVDTLIHGYALHSVYGWSMHLLGAVWSSVTHLLLHLGGRKTYSRE; translated from the coding sequence atgtacaatatatacggAAGGTGGTATCGCGCAATGCCAAAAATGATGGAGACCCTCCCACCGCCGACGATACAGCCTCTTACACATCCGACATGGAAATACGTCAGCCCATCCGATTTAGCGACAAGCGGCATATATACAAGCGAAGATCTCGACCGCCTGAGGACGCATATAATGTTCCCCGTGGAAAGACCCGCTATGCTGAACACAATAGCACACGGAGCCATGGGAGGAACCGTTCCAGCCGGAAGTATTTCCATGCTAAATCTGCTCGACGAAGCCTCGCTCGATAAAATCGCCGAATCAGCGGGCGCAAAATTATGGAAAGGATTTATTACCTTTGGATCCGCCAGCGCAGGAGTGCTCGCGATTTTCATAATCATCAGATTGATAAAGCTGATTGTCGACACGCTCATCCATGGATATGCTCTGCACTCGGTATATGGATGGAGCATGCACCTGCTGGGAGCCGTCTGGAGTTCAGTAACGCACCTGTTGCTACACCTGGGTGGACGAAAGACCTACAGCCGGGAATGA